In the genome of Plasmodium yoelii strain 17X genome assembly, chromosome: 14, one region contains:
- a CDS encoding serine/threonine-protein kinase 2, giving the protein MEKKYHKLFKGKRVEFPLATGAATYVSLTYDEKKNPYLLCWSYMHQEEPEFTVPLKGCRIINNITEIGSCIHIITANEEYQFQCRSKEEFNEMSHFFNMLDFPILGFKNVYVLNKKIGKGSFSNVYIGTNILYGNRVVVKEVDKSKVKESNVYTEIEVLRKIMHKYIIKLISAYEQEGYVYLVLEYLKGGELFEYINNNGPYSEQLAKKAMKRVLIALEALHSNGVVHRDLKMENLMLENVNDPSSLKIIDFGLASFLNSPSMSMRCGSPGYVAPEILRYSSYGTKVDIFSLGVILYNILCGYPPFRGNNVKEIFKKNMRCHISFNTKHWLTKSENVKEIILWMCSKNPDDRCTAIQALGHPWFLPKLTDMHMSSNMNELANKDVIMQKTAEYDMCKKCKHYPIENNEKGNNNNDIIQNNKNCINDYKKYHDTMLKIDEKYSENTAKAKPSIDSISLNKKKYDMHYITNSNEYETVVLHGGYTSQNYGPSSAPHNNLKKKIMN; this is encoded by the coding sequence atggagaaaaaatatcataaattatttaaaggAAAGAGAGTTGAATTTCCTCTAGCAACAGGTGCAGCAACTTATGTTTCTTTAACATATGATGAAAAGAAGAACCCATATTTGTTATGTTGGTCTTATATGCACCAAGAGGAACCCGAATTCACAGTGCCATTAAAAGGATGTAGAATAATTAATAACATAACTGAAATTGGATCAtgtattcatataataacaGCAAATGAAGAATACCAATTCCAATGTAGAAGTAAGGAAGAATTTAATGAAATgagtcatttttttaatatgctTGATTTTCCTATTTTAGGATTTAAGAATGtttatgttttaaataaaaaaatagggAAAGGAAGTTTTTCTAATGTTTATATTggaacaaatatattatatggtAATAGAGTAGTAGTAAAAGAAGTCGATAAGTCAAAAGTGAAAGAATCTAATGTTTATACAGAAATAGAAGTATTGAGaaaaattatgcataaatatataataaaattaatatcagCATATGAACAAGAAGGATATGTGTATCTTGTTTTAGAATATTTAAAGGGTGGtgaattatttgaatatataaataataatggtcCATACTCAGAACAATTAGCAAAAAAAGCGATGAAAAGAGTTTTAATAGCTTTAGAAGCATTGCATTCAAATGGTGTAGTACATAGAGatttaaaaatggaaaatttaATGCTTGAAAATGTGAATGATCCAAgttcattaaaaataatagattTTGGATTAGCATCCTTTTTAAACAGTCCATCAATGAGTATGAGATGTGGATCACCAGGTTACGTTGCTCCTGAAATTTTAAGATATTCTTCATATGGAACTAAAGTTGATATTTTTAGTTTAGGTGTTATATTGTATAATATACTTTGTGGATATCCACCATTTAGAGGTAATAATGTAAAagaaatttttaaaaaaaacatgagATGTCATATTAGTTTTAATACTAAACATTGGTTAACAAAATCAGAAAACGTAAAAGAGATTATATTATGGATGTGCAGTAAAAATCCAGATGATAGATGTACAGCCATACAGGCATTAGGTCATCCATGGTTTTTGCCTAAACTTACTGATATGCACATGTCATCTAATATGAATGAATTAGCAAATAAAGACGTGATTATGCAAAAAACAGCTGAATATGATATGTGCAAAAAATGTAAACATTATCctattgaaaataatgaaaaaggaaacaataataatgatataatacaaaataataaaaactgtattaatgattataaaaaatatcatgATACTATGCTCAAAATCGATGAAAAATATTCAGAAAATACCGCCAAAGCTAAACCTAGTATTGACTCAATTTccttaaataaaaaaaaatatgatatgcATTATATTACAAATTCAAATGAATATGAAACAGTAGTTTTACATGGTGGCTATACTTCTCAAAATTATGGCCCATCATCAGCTccacataataatttaaaaaaaaaaataatgaattaa
- a CDS encoding erythrocyte membrane protein codes for MNDEMCAKGNLHVGKLRNIKGEYGNENNGYNSYDPISGKIQTRENDDAETNDSISRQSVNDYDCLENSNNDIYINQGNIRNRENASKNDEENFNSGINNSKIKVFNMNYKNNYNKQYDESYIACNNTKNKIFDDDADEYDDNNDNRKINSKRNNINQQKSSQNISNNNDSKNEIILKYQENYEGINMRNGNKIRIINREENNENNSNYYDEYSGQYDNDIGYEMNQKNNSTKNNISQYRNNNIDLSKNGRNKKKKNNDNTYYYDEVNTDVYNIKKSTNIDKLTKKQLIAYIKNNSREDGDEITNNMMQFDEKNEMNKIFIEALRENCTNNEHNYPDDLYLSNQNYSYKNSGNNIINGKIINVREKKKKNRFSTFSPTNNNNNNNDYNGSDRLDQDGQFQNDHLPSDNDEDIHTNIYDSNKFVKIHNNINRVEELNGIDSIHTAKIKSEIMNKDLKKKNKMSINNSNENIINDKIIGRIINKNDINTKFETNENNVADNIVNSEFVYKMNMDGRNNNGYIKENNTHIDDENGELMHDIKGYESGDICNSNNTKFHELIKNDKKRKEYISEMKNKENVLNSNNENYFKLHSNLPSNLLSTSTSSSYSNDNVKTNTQNYSINELSSNAFTNKYYGDETLPSNLNINDELGKTHTSFNSTPFDKKKRGKSESKKFAINSYNNTFEPNSNTISYMNMKEMNNDLINVKRLKHLNKENRVNMDDTLDTSIMFDDEYLTNEIENKKNINLNNNNSNMIRTNTQNFNSNLNTKNKIHDDDDDDDNDMISHDENKYNRRINKTGNNSYILKKDNTCDIKNNNILWRSSDETCAQMEIGYNEKINNTSVNKYKGGNIMGNNKDDDEKFERNILFKSKSYSEKDKLANLYLNKKTSVFSEFNDDEYDQENTIKKHKLQNPNYIHSNDNKFLLNRTKSLNMNLNRLTKDQEEYDSKQNEDDNHINSYSSRENNRDDGMINVTEDHMLNSNPLGSEPPLGEMLNLPKIGSRKKYGLISKVEKECNENDDQEIGLSNDLSNQIHGNLINDLNTEVHNDTNNDPVDDNINEVHNVMSSNKSSNSISNERSSNIISSSKPPIDISVCTLANCPTHNPQGYTKTLSRKGDAQGDVQEESEELKRIPGVYYDKNSQRWFGEHKINGVKCAQSFAVKKHGCEEAKRLAIEWKKARIRGEAWDRFVNKKKKSNNNNSCINKAAKTNRESVEELRIKYLSMSKNMPKVRGVWFNSTPQRMGWVGQAYKKCKRIERIFSVNKYGFEGARKLAIAFRNSQKPSNEDSDEDSSSKDDKGIPKNEDNINNYDYKNNYSNDISDIKHDNNNNNNNNNNHSNNIAAMSTADTTSSNHNKNEDDYDDDNINCNGDNIKNSGAKDTRINLCRDAILFILHDLETILELNTPMLNKNANIYKVCIKHHLNYLTLIKHEEQIIPYLNVFGDYIQKCILPTDLPYAELYVLIDSLIHSDILPSFDHKENFSEYSVAEDPGIITPSMLL; via the coding sequence ATGAACGATGAAATGTGTGCAAAAGGAAATTTGCATGTTGGAAAATTACGAAACATAAAGGGTGAATAtggaaatgaaaataatggaTATAATTCTTATGACCCAATAAGTGGGAAAATTCAAACCCGAGAAAATGATGATGCAGAAACAAATGATTCTATATCTAGACAATCCGTAAATGATTATGATTGCTTagaaaattcaaataacgatatatatataaatcaaGGAAATATTAGAAATAGAGAAAATGCatcaaaaaatgatgaagaaaacTTTAATTCAGGTATtaataattcaaaaattaaagtatttaatatgaattataaaaataattataacaaGCAATATGATGAATCATATATTGCATGTAACAATACaaagaataaaatatttgatgATGATGCTGACGAATATGATGacaataatgataatagaaaaataaattccaAAAGAAATAACATAAATCAACAAAAATCATCtcaaaatatttcaaataataatgatagcaaaaatgaaataattttaaaatatcaagAAAATTATGAAGGGATAAATATGagaaatggaaataaaatcCGAATTATTAATAGGGAAGAAaacaatgaaaataattcaaattattatgatGAATATTCAGGACAATATGACAATGATATTGGTTATGAAatgaatcaaaaaaataattcgacaaaaaataatatttcacaatatagaaataataatatagatttatcaaaaaatggaagaaataaaaaaaaaaaaaataatgataatacatattattatgaCGAGGTAAATACAGAtgtgtataatataaaaaaaagtacaaatattgataaattaacaaaaaaacaattaatagcatatataaaaaataattcacgAGAAGATGGAGATGAAATTACTAATAATATGATGCaatttgatgaaaaaaatgaaatgaataaaatttttattgaaGCATTACGAGAAAATTGCACAAACAATGAACATAATTATCCAGatgatttatatttatctaatcaaaattattcttataaaaatagtggaaataatataattaatgggaaaattataaatgtgcgagagaaaaaaaaaaaaaatcgattttccacattttctcctacaaataataataataataataatgattataatgGATCGGATAGACTAGATCAAGATGGGCAATTTCAAAACGATCATCTCCCTAGTGATAATGATGAAGATATACAcactaatatatatgatagtaataaatttgtaaaaatacataataatataaaccGTGTGGAAGAATTAAATGGTATAGACAGTATACATACAGCTAAAATAAAAAGCGAAATTATGAataaagatttaaaaaaaaaaaataaaatgagtattaataattcaaatgaaaatattattaacgataaaataataggtagaattataaataaaaatgacatAAACACAAAATTCGaaacaaatgaaaataatgttGCAGATAACATAGTTAATTCtgaatttgtatataaaatgaatatggatggaagaaataataatggatatataaaagaaaataatacacATATAGATGATGAAAATGGAGAATTGATGCATGATATAAAAGGCTATGAATCTGGTGATATCtgtaatagtaataatacaaaatttcatgaattaataaaaaatgataaaaaaagaaaagaatatatatctgaaatgaaaaataaagaaaatgttttaaatagtaataatgaaaattactTTAAATTACATTCAAATTTACCAAGCAATTTATTAAGTACTAGTACAAGTAGTAGCTATAGCAATGATAATGTAAAAACTAATACTCAGAATTATAGTATAAATGAATTGTCTTCAAATGCATttactaataaatattatggcGATGAAACGTTACCAAgtaatttgaatataaatgatGAATTGGGTAAAACACACACAAGTTTTAATTCTACAccatttgataaaaaaaaaagaggaaaaaGCGAAAGCAAAAAATTTGCaataaattcatataataacaCATTTGAACCAAACTCAAATACCATTAGCTATATGAATATGAAAGAAATGAATAACGAtttaataaatgtaaaaagATTAAAACACTTGAACAAAGAAAACAGGGTAAACATGGATGATACATTAGACACTAGTATTATGTTTGATGATGAATATCTAACCAatgaaatagaaaataaaaaaaatataaatctcaataataataattctaatatGATTAGAACTAATACTCAGAATTTTAATTCAAACTTAAAtaccaaaaataaaattcatgatgatgatgatgatgatgataatgatatGATATCCCATGatgaaaacaaatataatagacgaataaataaaacaggaaataattcatatattttaaaaaaagataatacTTGTgatattaagaataataatatattgtgGCGAAGTTCTGATGAGACATGTGCACAAATGGAAATAggatataatgaaaaaataaataatacttctgtgaataaatataaaggTGGAAATATTATGGGtaataataaagatgatGATGAGAAATTTGAacgaaatatattatttaaaagcAAAAGTTATAGTGAAAAAGATAAACTTGCAAATCTttatttaaacaaaaaaacatCTGTTTTCTCTGAATTTAATGATGATGAGTATGATCAAGAAAATACAATAAAGAAACACAAATTACAAAACCCAAATTATATTCAtagtaatgataataaatttttattaaatagaACAAAAAGTTTAAATATGAATCTAAATAGATTAACAAAAGATCAAGAAGAATATGATAGTAAACAAAATGAAGACGATAAtcatattaattcatattctAGTAGAGAAAATAATAGAGATGATGGTATGATTAATGTTACTGAAGACCATATGTTAAATTCAAACCCTCTTGGATCTGAACCCCCATTGGGTGAAATGCTTAATTTACCAAAAATAGGaagtagaaaaaaatatggtttAATAAGTAAGGTTGAAAAAGAATGTAATGAAAACGATGATCAAGAGATTGGACTATCAAATGATTTGTCAAATCAAATCCATGGCAATCTTATTAACGACCTAAATACCGAGGTGCataatgatacaaataacgACCCAGTggatgataatataaatgaagtGCATAATGTCATGAGTAGTAATAAATCAAGTAATAGTATTTCTAACGAGAGATCTAGCAATATTATTTCAAGTTCCAAACCCCCAATTGATATAAGTGTGTGTACATTGGCTAATTGCCCAACACATAACCCTCAAGGCTATACTAAAACTTTATCAAGAAAAGGAGATGCACAAGGAGATGTACAGGAAGAAAGTGAAGAATTGAAAAGAATACCAGGAgtatattatgataaaaattcaCAAAGATGGTTTGGTgaacataaaataaatggtGTTAAATGCGCTCAGAGTTTTGCTGTGAAAAAACATGGATGTGAAGAAGCAAAAAGATTAGCTATTGAATGGAAAAAGGCTAGAATTAGAGGAGAAGCATGGGATAGGtttgtaaataaaaagaaaaagagtaataataataatagttgcATAAACAAAGCAGCAAAAACTAATAGGGAATCAGTAGAAGAAttaagaataaaatatttatctatgAGTAAAAATATGCCAAAAGTTAGAGGAGTATGGTTTAATTCGACACCACAAAGAATGGGATGGGTAGGACaagcatataaaaaatgtaaaagaaTTGAAAGAATTTTTTCAGTTAATAAATATGGATTTGAAGGGGCACGAAAACTAGCTATAGCATTTAGAAATTCACAAAAACCATCTAATGAAGATAGTGATGAAGATAGTTCATCAAAAGATGATAAAGGAATTcctaaaaatgaagataacataaataattatgattacaaaaataattattccAATGATATAAGCGATATAAAACATGATAAtaacaacaataataataataataacaatcaTAGTAATAACATTGCTGCTATGTCTACTGCTGATACAACTTCAAGtaatcataataaaaatgaagatgactatgatgatgataatattaattgcAATGgggataatataaaaaattctgGCGCAAAAGATACAAGAATAAATTTGTGTAGAGATGCTATATTATTTATCTTACATGATTTAGAAACTATATTAGAATTAAACACTCCtatgttaaataaaaatgcaaatatatataaagtatGCATAAAACaccatttaaattatttaacatTAATAAAACATGAAGAACAAATTATTCCCTATTTAAACGTTTTTGGGgattatatacaaaaatgtattttacCAACTGATTTACCATATGCTGAACTTTATGTTCTTATTGATTCATTAATTCATAGTGATATATTGCCTTCATTTGATCATAAAGAAAATTTCTCCGAATATTCAGTTGCCGAAGATCCGGGAATCATAACTCCATCAATGTTGTTATGA
- a CDS encoding DNA gyrase subunit B, putative: protein MKGGLTKLLSLVILTIIYLFRRAKSKKNTYINNLKVKDGNSLNFLKTKLSTEEASGYLSKYDRNLFPHPRKKKHKKGTNYMFLKSLQPINNKKESSNKYVKQNNKHSFRCNNYDAKDIVILEGLEAVRKRPGMYIGNTDSKGLHQILFEIVDNAVDEYNNHECNQIKVIIHNDESITIEDNGRGIPCDIHEKTKKSALETVLTVLHSGAKFLDDDINMIVNEEKGKQKKTKKEVQETGNSNISNNSKGNDTSVDGTKENKDKNKTNENLQKYKYSSGLHGVGLSVSNALSTFMKVNVFRDNKIYNIELEKGKVVKELNVQDCPIKKRGTQIHYKPDNTIFKTNIKHNSEFIKNRLHQLAYLNDKLTFYFYDERNSNKGNSDKVSENVENNSYTKLDNYEYEIIKHEGGLDEYMEKLTKNKTNIFKTNNKVISISCFQKNIHVDLKLKWVTNQYNENILSFVNNVNTIDGGTHVDAMKYAISRSINYNVKKNETIKNFVNIPGEYIREGLTAILSIKMNNPEFEGQTKTKLGSYYLKPILESIIFEKLSEIFDFEPNLLNTIYLKALQAKKSDEEAKAARDLIRSKNNQYYSTILPGKLVDCISDDISKNEIFIVEGDSAAGSAKQARNREIQAILPLKGKILNVEKIKNNKKIFENIELKSLITAIGLNVNYDNSKTGKSNTNKRNDNKDIKKNNFIDTSLRYGKIIIMTDADVDGEHICILLLTFLYRFQKEIIENGNVYVACPPLYKVTYNKFFDNNIKDSVISKFNVTTKASKYIIHTYSDSELNELLALLDMDKAQILENKNILKKRKKENFLNGQGKLNITHDDENNTNFDPQNDQDNSEQNQTNSFISNDVIFSSSKKYEIQRFKGLGEMMADQLWSTTMDPQVRKLIRVTVSDAIKANNLINSLMGEDSKSRKDFIIKNSSSN from the coding sequence ATGAAAGGCGGACTGACAAAACTCCTTTCTCTCGTAATCCTtactataatatatttatttcggCGAGCTAAgagcaaaaaaaatacatatattaataatttgaaAGTGAAAGATGGGAATAgtttgaattttttaaaaacaaaattaagtACAGAAGAAGCGTCTGGGTATCTTTCAAAATATGATAGAAATTTATTTCCCCAtccaagaaaaaaaaaacacaaaaaaggaacaaattatatgtttttaaaaagttTGCAAccaattaataataaaaaggagagctcaaataaatatgtaaaacaaaataataagcaTAGTTTTCGTTGTAATAATTATGATGCAAAAGATATTGTAATATTAGAAGGGTTAGAAGCTGTTCGAAAAAGACCTGGAATGTATATAGGAAACACCGATTCAAAAGGTTTGCATCAAATATTATTTGAAATTGTTGATAATGCAGTagatgaatataataatcatGAATGTAATCAAATTAAAGTTATAATACACAATGATGAAAGTATAACTATTGAAGATAATGGAAGGGGTATACCTTGTGACATCcatgaaaaaacaaaaaaatctgCTCTTGAAACAGTTTTAACGGTATTGCATTCTGGGGCAAAATTTTTGgatgatgatataaatatgatagtGAACGAAGAAAAaggaaaacaaaaaaaaacgaaaaaagaAGTGCAAGAAACTGGAAATAGCAATATAAGTAATAATTCTAAGGGGAATGATACTTCTGTGGATGGAACAAAggaaaataaagataaaaataaaacaaatgaaaatttacaaaaatataaatattcatcTGGATTGCATGGTGTGGGATTATCTGTATCTAATGCATTAAGCACTTTTATGAAAGTAAATGTTTTTAgagataataaaatttataacatTGAATTAGAAAAGGGAAAAGTAGTAAAGGAATTAAATGTGCAAGATTGtccaattaaaaaaagaggaacacaaatacattataaacctgataatacaatttttaaaacaaatataaaacataatagcgaatttataaaaaatagacTACATCAGTTAGCttatttaaatgataaattaaccttttatttttatgatgaaAGAAATTCAAATAAAGGAAATAGTGATAAAGTTTCagaaaatgttgaaaataattcttaCACTAAGTTAGATAATTATGAATATGAGATAATAAAACACGAAGGAGGGTTAGATGAATATATGGAAAAGCTaacaaaaaacaaaacaaatatattcaaAACTAACAACAAAGTTATTAGTATAAGttgttttcaaaaaaatatacatgttgatttaaaattaaaatgggTAACAAAtcaatataatgaaaatatctTAAGTTTTGTAAATAATGTAAATACAATAGATGGAGGTACACATGTTGATGCAATGAAATATGCAATAAGTAGAAGCATTAATTATAATGTCAAGAAAAATGAGAcgataaaaaattttgtaaaCATACCAGGTGAATATATAAGAGAAGGTTTAACAGCTATTTTGTccataaaaatgaataaccCAGAATTTGAAGGGCAGACCAAAACGAAATTAGgttcttattatttaaaaccGATATTAGAAAGtataatttttgaaaaattatcaGAAATATTTGATTTTGAACCAAACTTATTAAATaccatatatttaaaagcATTACAGGCGAAAAAAAGTGATGAAGAAGCAAAAGCAGCTCGAGATTTAATACgatcaaaaaataatcaatATTATTCAACAATATTGCCAGGGAAATTAGTAGATTGTATTTCTGATGATATaagtaaaaatgaaatatttattgtaGAAGGAGATAGTGCGGCAGGTAGTGCTAAACAAGCACGAAACAGAGAAATCCAAGCCATATTGCCgttaaaaggaaaaatattaaatgttgaaaaaattaaaaataataaaaaaatattcgaAAATATTGAATTAAAATCATTAATTACGGCTATAGGGTTAAATGTTAATTATGATAATAGTAAAACTGGAAAATCGAATACAAATAAACgaaatgataataaagatataaaaaaaaataattttattgatACTTCTTTAAGATATgggaaaattattattatgactGATGCCGATGTGGATGGGGAACATATCTGTATTCTCCttcttacatttttatataggtTTCAAAAAGAAATTATAGAAAATGGTAACGTTTATGTTGCTTGCCCACCTTTATATAAAGttacatataataaattttttgataacaatataaaagaCAGTGTAATAAGCAAATTTAATGTTACTACAAAAgcttcaaaatatattatacacaCATATTCAGATTCCGAACTTAATGAATTATTAGCTTTATTAGACATGGATAAAGCTCAAATtcttgaaaataaaaatattttgaaaaaaagaaagaaagaAAATTTTCTCAATGGACAAGGAAAACTTAATATTACTCATGACGacgaaaataatacaaattttgATCCGCAGAATGATCAAGATAATTCTGAACAAAATCAAACAAATTCCTTTATAAGTAACGATGTAATATTTAGCtcttcaaaaaaatatgaaatacaACGATTTAAAGGCTTAGGGGAAATGATGGCTGATCAGTTATGGAGTACCACAATGGATCCTCAAGTTAGAAAATTAATCAGAGTCACAGTAAGTGATGCAATTAAAGCCAACAATTTGATAAACTCATTGATGGGTGAAGACTCAAAGTCTCGAAAagattttattataaaaaattcaagTTCAAATTGA
- a CDS encoding BTB/POZ domain-containing protein, putative yields MDKLNKEHIISINVGGKIYMTTLNLISRYKNSRLYEIVQEKLTNISDLPNDINKREIFIDRNGNRFEYILDFLRDGVLICENDITVLTRILIEAIYFKLFSLMKIIKKKINLLYSNMNNNVNKNIFKRIISTIEKNRKEETNKLVKLSGIISNYNELKYFNLKKKKKKSYITILNNSNIINEINQVNKDIEKVFSRPDKNDSTNLLSTNFQKNESTNKLNLQSVTNEKERKKTNAYKESYYDTNINSEKNMNSQEKNSNIYKKSESPNFEISNKIEREVSKDMLNSNLKNDVDKMDSHLSDTNSLEKNEKDIHASSEYYNAKTIGHKYVSFSGENDIIFYTNSETLSDEEQFGNIKNSKDEKEANSNSKNISRLRNINVINNKVSELNYNNYIGNNDYIGYRDFENEHNNFPNYINSVCNKKSTYNYNNYEYNNMKNNVRNPIMVYSEIDDVEETSNYPIMPNINLGEQIFSTTVDF; encoded by the exons atggataaattaaataaag AACATATAATTAGTATAAATGTAGGAGGGAAAATTTACATGACTACTCTTAATTTAATATCTCGATACAAAAATTCACGTTTATATGAAATAGTACaag aaaaattgACCAATATATCTGATTTACCaa ACGATATCAATAAGAGGGAAATATTTATCGATCGAAATG GTAATCGATTTGAATATATCCTTGATTTTTTAAGAGATGGGGTCTTAATATGCGAAAATGATATCACTGTCCTAACTAGGATTTTAATTGAagctatttattttaaattattttctttaatgaaaataataaaaaaaaaaataaatttattatattcaaatatgaataataatgtaaataaaaatatttttaaaagaattataagtacaatagaaaaaaatagaaaagaGGAAACAAACAAATTGGTAAAATTGTCTGGAATTATTTCTAATTATAATGagctaaaatattttaatttaaaaaaaaaaaaaaaaaaaagttatataaccattttaaataattccaATATTATTAACGAAATTAACCAAGTGAATAAAGACATCGAAAAGGTTTTTTCCAGACCTGATAAGAATGATTCTACAAATTTATTGTCAacaaattttcaaaaaaatgaatccACAAATAAGTTAAATTTGCAATCCGTCacaaatgaaaaagaaagaaaGAAAACAAATGCATATAAAGAAAGTTATtatgatacaaatataaattctGAAAAAAACATGAACAGTCAGGAAAAAAATTCcaacatttataaaaaaagtgaGTCACCAAATTTTGAAATTTCAAACAAAATAGAAAGAGAAGTATCAAAAGATATGTTGAATagcaatttaaaaaatgatgtcGATAAAATGGATAGCCATCTTAGCGATACAAATTCcttagaaaaaaatgaaaaagatatTCATGCAAGTTCGGAATATTATAATGCAAAAACAATTGGTCATAAATATGTTTCCTTTTCAGGGGAAAAtgacataattttttacacTAATAGcg aGACTTTAAGCGATGAAGAACAATTTggaaacataaaaaattcaaaagatGAAAAGGAGGCAAATAGTAACTCTAAGAACATAAGTAGATtaagaaatataaatgttattaaCAACAAAGTTAGTGAAttgaattataataattatatagggAATAATGATTATATAGGATATCGAGATTTCGAAAATGAGCATAATAATTTcccaaattatataaatagtgtgtgtaataaaaaatctacatataattataacaaTTATGAATATAACAATATGAAAAACAATGTTAGAAATCCTATTATGGTATATTCAGAAATTGATGATGTTGAAGAAACCTCCAATTATCCTATTATGCCAAACATAAATTTAGGAGAACAAATTTTTAGTACTACTGTAGATTTTTAA
- a CDS encoding mitochondrial ribosomal protein L23 precursor, putative: MFLSLIRFTPPKTPRNVFFPWQTFCVHKSGSFLEKNRLALRVPINLTKFEIREYLRKIYNAKVIKVNTLIKIPERRRNLSDHRFNYYRNGPIYKKAIITLEHEVPDSVKMIQSCKNIGRNPYITKKNVIYGVRSDVKITPTRSQLWHMGECRYSWRLPLTNLLADYKMNLNPDLRIDENYVQLAPDPTKPFMHSGVSSETFKPDNVPNQTFPHINLTPWRRHVKKIYDSGTLAPPESFHHVSKRGETIEYGNQNKGDKKSSRSSEWKPPS; encoded by the exons atgtttctAAGTTTAATTCGCTTTACGCCACCCAAAACCCCAcgaaatgttttttttccatGGCAAACTTTTTGTGTGCATAAATCAGGAAgctttttagaaaaaaataggTTAGCTTTAAGAGTACCTATTAATTTGACAAAATTTGAAATTAGAGAatatttaagaaaaatatataatgcaaaAGTAATCAAGGTCAATACGTTAATTAAAATACCAGAAAGGCGGAGAAATTTAAGTGATCATcgttttaattattatagaAATGGgcctatatataaaaaagcaATTATAACATTAGAACATGAAGTACCAGATAGTGTTAAAATGATTCAGTCATGTAAAAATATAGGTAGAAATCCTTATATtacgaaaaaaaatgttatttatGGTGTTAGAAGTGATGTAAAAATTACACCAACAAGATCTCAATTGTGGCATATGGGAGAATGTAGATATTCATGGAGATTGCctttaacaaatttattagcagattataaaatgaatttaaatcCTGATTTAAGAATTGATGAAAATTATGTTCAACTCGCACCAGATCCTACAAAACCATTTATGCATTCTGGTGTTTCATCAGAAACATTTAAACCGGATAATGTCCCTAACCAAACCTTTCCtcat atTAATTTAACACCTTGGAGAAGGCAtgtaaagaaaatatatgacTCAGGTACTTTAGCGCCGCCTGAATCATTTCATCACGTTTCTAAACGAGGTGAAACAATTGAATATGGAAATCAAAATAAAGGAGATAAAAAATCTTCCAGAAGTAGTGAATGGAAACCTCCATCATAA